Proteins found in one Streptobacillus felis genomic segment:
- a CDS encoding GTP-binding protein, translating into MAKQKFERSKPHVNVGTIGHVDHGKTTTTAA; encoded by the coding sequence ATGGCAAAACAAAAGTTTGAAAGAAGTAAACCACACGTAAACGTTGGAACAATAGGACACGTAGATCATGGTAAAACAACAACAACAGCAGCT